In a single window of the Diachasmimorpha longicaudata isolate KC_UGA_2023 chromosome 16, iyDiaLong2, whole genome shotgun sequence genome:
- the Para gene encoding sodium channel protein para isoform X22, whose translation MSDDYSSLSEERSLFRPFTRESLAAIETRIAEELAKQKELEAKRAQGEGGYGRKKKKKETRYDDEDEDEGPQPDPMFEQGAPIPVRLHNEFPPELASTPLEDIDTFYHNQRTFVVISKGKDIFRFSATDALWFLDPFNPIRRVAIYILVHPLFSLFIITTILVNCILMIMPTTPTIESTEVLFTGIYTFESAVKVMARGFILQPFTYLRDAWNWLDFVVIALAYVTMGIDLGNLAALRTFRVLRALKTVAIVPGLKTIVGAVIESVKNLRDVIILTMFSLSVFALMGLQIYMGVLTQKCIKNFPEDGSWGNLTGENWERFNKNSTNWYVDDNGNMPLCGNSSGAGMCAPGYICLQGYGGNPNYGYTSFDTFGWALLSAFRLMTQDYWENLYQLVLRSAGPWHMLFFIVIIFLGSFYLVNLILAIVAMSYDELQKKAEEEEAAEEEAIREAEEAALARENKIAAQAAAREAAAAQAAADAIVKSPSDFSCHSYELFVGQEKGNDDNNKERMSIRSVESISEYRVRPINNNHSAAAKVRKVSAASLSLPGSPFNLRRGSRGSHQFTIRNGRGRFVGSSGGDRKPLVLSTYLDAQEHLPYADDSNAVTPMSEENGTIVIPVHYPSLGSRHSSYTSHASRLSYTSHGDLLSGIANAGKQMTKESRLRSRSARQGNGHTPEPMQNQKLQHHHDVEMEDPLGKNKQQDNPFIESSQPHAVVDMKDVMVLNDIIEQAAGRQSRASEQGDDDEEGPTLKEKLISGFFQGIDMFCDWKCCGPWIKFQDFVAMIVFDPFVELFITLCIVVNTLFMALDHHNMDPEMERILKSGNYFFTATFGIEAAMKLIAMSPKFYFQEGWNIFDFIIVALSLLELGLEGVQGLSVLRSFRLLRVFKLAKSWPTLNLLISIMGRTVGALGNLTFVLCIIIFIFAVMGMQLFGKNYTDNVDRFPDGDLPRWNFTDFMHSFMIVFRVLCGEWIESMWDCMLVGDVSCIPFFLATVVIGNLVVLNLFLALLLSNFGSSNLSAPTADNDTNKITEAIDRIARFIAWVKRNVRNVFKMMRAKFTNQISDQAPDGIDRDCSRDLADGELDGYRDKKSAKEFNNQLEVAIGDGMEFTIHGDLRNKLRRDRLSINNTKAIENSINHRDYRLDHDYITHHDEDTISNKSYGSHENRFNSERSHKGSVDSLDGEEKKDASKEDLEGDDLEDDGENGEDEELEEEGDIVIQADEDIIEGDGDYPHDCCPDHCYKRFPFLAGDDDAPFWQGWANLRLKTFQLIENKYFETAVITMILLSSMALALEDVHLQARPILQDILYYMDRIFTVIFFLEMLIKWLALGFAKYFTNAWCWLDFIIVMVSLINFVASLCGAGGIQAFKTMRTLRALRPLRAMSRMQGMRVVVNALVQAIPSIFNVLLVCLIFWLIFAIMGVQLFAGKYYKCVDMNKTTLSHEIIPDRNACIAENYTWENSPMNFDHVGKAYLCLFQVATFKGWIQIMNDAIDSRDLGKQPIRETNIYMYLYFVFFIIFGSFFTLNLFIGVIIDNFNEQKKKAGGSLEMFMTEDQKKYYNAMKKMGSKKPLKAIPRPRWRPQAIVFEIVTDKKFDMIIMLFIGLNMLTMTLDHYQQTDTFSNVLDYLNMIFIVIFTSECLMKIFALRYHYFKEPWNLFDFVVVILSILGLVLSDIIEKYFVSPTLLRVVRVAKVGRVLRLVKGAKGIRTLLFALAMSLPALFNICLLLFLVMFIFAIFGMSFFMHVKDKSGLDDVYNFKTFGQSMILLFQMSTSAGWDGVLDGIINEEDCLQPNNEIGYPGNCGSSTIGIAYLLSYLVISFLIVINMYIAVILENYSQATEDVQEGLTDDDYDMYYEIWQQFDPDGTQYIRYDQLSDFLDVLEPPLQIHKPNKYKIVSMDIPICKGDLMFCVDILDALTKDFFARKGNPIEETGELAEVQTRPGEVGYEPVSSTLWRQREEYCARLIQNAWRKHKQNRLGGPSEESDDPDTDPRVRQTAVLVESDGFVTKNGHRVVIHSRSPSVTSRTADV comes from the exons ATGTCCGACGATTATTCCTCCTTATCAGAAGAACGAAGTTTGTTCCGTCCGTTCACGCGGGAATCCCTGGCTGCTATCGAGACTCGCATTGCCGAAGAACTTGCCAAGCAGAAGGAGCTTGAAGCTAAAAGAGCACAAGGCGAG GGTGGTTATGGAcggaagaaaaagaaaaaagaa ACCCGTTATGACGACGAAGACGAGGATGAGGGTCCACAGCCAGATCCGATGTTTGAACAAGGGGCGCCAATTCCAGTCCGACTGCACAACGAATTTCCCCCTGAGCTGGCCTCCACGCCCCTTGAAGACATCGATACCTTTTATCATAATCAAAGG ACGTTCGTGGTCATCAGCAAGGGGAAGGACATATTCAGATTCTCGGCGACGGATGCGCTATGGTTCCTCGATCCATTCAATCCAATACGACGGGTGGCCATTTATATCCTGGTCCACCCGCTCTTTTCCCTATTCATCATCACCACTATTTTGGTTAACTGCATACTCATGATTATGCCAACCACGCCCACCATCGAGTCAACCGa AGTGTTATTTACGGGCATCTACACATTTGAGTCCGCCGTTAAGGTGATGGCGAGGGGTTTCATTCTGCAGCCTTTTACCTATCTTAGAGATGCATGGAATTGGCTCGACTTCGTAGTTATAGCTTTAGC TTATGTGACGATGGGCATAGATCTAGGCAACCTTGCCGCTCTCAGGACATTTCGAGTCCTCCGAGCCTTGAAGACTGTCGCTATTGTACCAG GTCTCAAAACCATTGTCGGCGCTGTGATAGAGTCAGTTAAAAATCTGCGCGATGTGATAATCTTAACAATGTTCTCCCTGTCCGTCTTTGCGTTGATGGGCCTCCAGATTTACATGGGGGTTTTGACGCAAAAGTGTATAAAGAATTTTCCGGAGGACGGATCCTGGGGCAATCTTACCGGTGAAAATTGGGAGagattcaacaaaaattcaa CAAATTGGTACGTCGATGACAATGGGAACATGCCGTTATGTGGAAATTCCTCCGGTGCAGG aaTGTGTGCACCCGGTTATATATGTTTGCAAGGATACGGTGGTAATCCAAACTACGGATACACGAGTTTCGATACATTTGGCTGGGCCCTCTTGTCTGCCTTTCGGTTGATGACTCAGGATTACTGGGAGAATCTCTATCAACTTGTATTGAGATCAGCTGGACCATGGCACATGCTGTTCTTCATTGTTATCATATTCCTTGGTTCATTCTATCTAGTGAATTTGATTCTCGCTATTGTCGCCATGTCGTACGATGAGTTGCAGAAAAAAGCAGAAGAGGAAGAGGCAGCTGAAGAAGAAGCCATAAGA GAAGCCGAGGAGGCGGCATTGGCACGAGAGAACAAGATAGCGGCGCAGGCTGCCGCAAGAGAAGCTGCAGCTGCTCAAGCTGCTGCTGATGCCATTGTCAAGTCACCATCGGACTTTTCGTGCCACAGTTACGAACTATTTGTTGGCCAGGAGAAGGGTAATGATGACAACAATAAGGAGAGAATGAGCATACGCTCGGTGGAATCAATAAGCGAATATCGAGTCAGGCCCATCAACAACAATCACAGCGCCGCAGCCAAAGTTCGTAAAGTCAGCGCT GCAAGCCTTAGCCTGCCAGGCTCACCATTCAATCTCCGAAGAGGTAGTCGTGGAAGCCATCAATTTACCATTCGCAATGGCCGGGGTAGATTCGTTGGTTCATCTGGTGGCGATAGAAAGCCACTTGTACTGTCTACATACCTAGATGCCCAAGAACACTTGCCTTATGCAGACGATTCAAATGCTGTCACACCAATGTCCGAGGAAAATGGAACGATCGTTATACCGGTCCATTATCCAAGTCTTGGATCACGTCATTCGTCCTATACGTCACATGCCTCAAGATTATCATATACGTCCCATGGCGATCTGTTGAGCGGTATCGCCAATGCTGGTAAacaaatgaccaaggagagCAGACTTCGGAGTAGATCTGCTAGACAGGGCAATGGTCACACACCCGAGCCAATGCAGAATCAGAAGCTACAGCATCATCAT GATGTGGAAATGGAAGATCCATTGGGTAAGAACAAACAGCAAGACAACCCATTTATCGAGTCTTCTCAGCCACACGCCGTTGTCGACATGAAAG ATGTTATGGTCCTGAATGATATTATTGAACAAGCCGCTGGGCGGCAGAGCAGAGCATCAGAACAAGGAG ACGACGACGAAGAAGGTCCAACATTGAAGGAGAAATTGATATCAGGGTTTTTCCAAGGAATCGATATGTTTTGTGACTGGAAGTGCTGTGGGCCATGGATCAAATTTCAGGATTTTGTTGCAATGATTGTCTTCGATCCATTTGTAGAATTGTTCATTACACTGTGCATCGTAGTTAATACTCTGTTCATGGCACTTGATCACCATAATATGGATCCGGAGATGGAGAGAATACTTAAATCTGGAAATTAC ttttttaccGCAACATTTGGCATCGAAGCTGCCATGAAACTTATTGCTATGAgtccaaaattttatttccaagagggatggaatatttttgattttattatcGTTGCACTTTCGCTACTGGAGTTGGGCCTCGAGGGAGTTCAAGGACTTTCTGTACTGCGTTCATTCAGATTG TTGAGAGTGTTCAAATTAGCTAAATCATGGCCAACGCTAAATCTGTTGATATCAATCATGGGAAGAACTGTGGGTGCATTGGGTAACCTGACATTTGTGCTGTGCattattatattcatatttgcCGTTATGGGAATGCAATtgtttggtaaaaattatacGGACAATGTTGATCGATTTCCCGACGGAGATTTACCGAGATGGAATTTCACGGATTTCATGCACTCATTTATGATCGTATTTCGAGTGTTGTGCGGTGAGTGGATCGAGTCCATGTGGGATTGTATGCTGGTTGGTGATGTCTCCTGTATTCCGTTCTTTTTGGCTACTGTCGTCATCGGAAATTTGGTC GTCCTCAATCTCTTCTTGGCGTTGCTCTTGAGCAACTTCGGTTCATCGAATCTGTCAGCACCAACTGCCGACAATGACACGAATAAAATAACCGAGGCAATTGACAGGATAGCACGTTTTATAGCATGGGTCAAACGTAACGTACGGAATGTGTTCAAAATGATGCGGGCCAAATTCACCAATCAGATATCCGATCAGGCGCCAG ATGGAATTGATCGTGACTGCAGTCGGGATCTTGCTGATGGTGAACTGGATGGATACAGAGATAAGAAAAGTGCTAAAGAGTTCAATAATCAGCTGGAAGTTGCTATTGGCGATGGAATGGAATTTACGATACAcg GAGAtctgagaaataaattaaGAAGGGACAGGCTGAGCATTAACAACACGAAAGCTATCGAGAACTCGATAAACCACCGGGATTACCGACTCGATCATGATTATATTACTCACCACGATGAGGATACGATCAG CAACAAATCATACGGCAGCCATGAAAATCGCTTCAACAGTGAGAGAAGTCACAAAGGAAGTGTGGATTCTCTGGACGGAGAGGAGAAGAAGGACGCCAGCAAGGAAGATCTCGAGGGTGATG ACCTAGAAGACGATGGTGAGAACGGCGAAGACGAAGAGCTGGAGGAGGAGGGTGACATCGTCATCCAGGCTGACGAAGACATAATCGAGGGCGATGGAGACTACCCCCACGATTGCTGTCCCGATCACTGCTACAAGAGGTTTCCATTCCTCGCTGGCGATGACGACGCACCCTTCTGGCAGGGCTGGGCCAATCTTCGTCTCAAAACATTTCAGCTCATTGAGAACAAGTACTTCGAAACAGCTGTTATCACAATGATTTTGCTTAGCAGTATGGCATTG GCTCTCGAGGATGTTCATCTGCAAGCAAGACCAATTCTTCAAGACATTCTGTACTACATGGACCGTATCTTCACTGTCATATTCTTCCTGGAGATGTTGATCAAGTGGTTGGCGCTTGGATTCGCCAAGTACTTCACAAACGCCTGGTGTTGGCTTGATTTCATCATCGTAATG GTGTCGCTCATTAACTTCGTAGCGTCGCTATGTGGCGCGGGCGGAATTCAAGCCTTCAAAACAATGAGGACCCTAAGGGCCCTAAGGCCACTCAGGGCGATGTCTAGAATGCAGGGGATGCGG GTGGTGGTGAACGCCCTGGTCCAGGCTATCCCGTCCATCTTCAACGTACTCCTTGTCTGCCTGATATTCTGGCTGATTTTTGCCATCATGGGAGTACAGCTGTTTGCTGGAAAGTATTACAAG TGTGTCGACATGAATAAAACAACTCTCAGTCATGAAATCATTCCCGATCGTAACGCATGTATCGCCGAGAACTACACCTGGGAAAATTCACCAATGAATTTCGATCATGTTGGGAAAGCTTACTTGTGTCTATTTCAAGTCGCTACCTTCAAAGGGTGGATTCAAATAATGAATGATGCTATTGACTCCCGAGAC CTTGGAAAACAACCGATCCGCGAGACAAACATTTACATGTATCTCTACTTTGTATTCTTCATTATATTCGGATCATTTTTTACCCTGAATCTGTTTATCGGAGTCATCATTGATAACTTCAATGAGCAAAAGAAAAAAGCCGGTGGTTCCCTAGAAATGTTCATGACTGAGGATCAGAAGAAGTACTACAATgctatgaaaaaaatgggaagtAAAAAACCTCTCAAGGCTATACCACGGCCAAGG tggCGACCTCAAGCGATAGTGTTTGAAATAGTGACGGACAAAAAGTTCGATATGATAATCATGTTGTTCATTGGTCTCAACATGCTGACCATGACACTAGATCACTATCAACAGACAGATACATTCAGCAATGTGCTTGATTACTTGAACATGATATTCATTGTGATATTCACCAGCGAGTGTTTGATGAAGATATTTGCTCTACGCTATCACTACTTCAAGGAGCCCTGGAATCTCTTTGATTTTGTTGTtgttatattatcaatattag GATTGGTGCTGAGTGACATTATTGAAAAGTACTTTGTATCACCGACACTCCTCCGAGTGGTGAGAGTGGCCAAAGTGGGTCGTGTACTACGTCTTGTCAAGGGTGCTAAGGGCATAAGGACACTACTGTTTGCCCTTGCCATGTCTCTGCCAGCTCTATTCAACATTTGCCTCCTGCTTTTCCTTGTTATGTTTATCTTTGCCATATTTGGAATGTCATTCTTCATGCACGTTAAGGATAAAAGTGGTCTTGATGACGTGTATAATTTCAAAACTTTTGGACAGTCGATGATACTGCTGTTTCAA ATGTCGACATCGGCCGGTTGGGATGGCGTGCTAGACGGTATAATAAACGAAGAGGATTGCCTACAGCCGAATAATGAAATTGGCTATCCTGGCAATTGTGGCTCCTCAACAATTGGAATTGCATACCTGCTATCGTATCTCGTCATCAGCTTCCTAATCGTCATCAACATGTATATCGCAGTGATATTAGAGAATTACTCACAAGCGACCGAAGATGTTCAGGAGGGATTGACCGATGATGACTACGATATGTACTATGAAATATGGCAGCAATTCGATCCAGATGGTACACAGTACATTAGATACGACCAGCTCTCCGATTTCTTGGATGTACTTGAGCCACCCTTGCAAATACACAAACCGAACAAGTACAAGATCGTGTCGATGGATATCCCCATATGTAAGGGAGATCTTATGTTTTGCGTGGATATCCTCGATGCCCTCACCAAAGACTTTTTCGCTAGAAAGGGTAATCCTATTGAGGAAACTGGAGAGTTGGCCGAAGTACAGACACGACCTGGTGAAGTTGGTTATGAGCCAGTATCATCGACACTatggagacagagggaggaaTATTGTGCAAGATTAATTCAAAATGCCTGGCGTAAGCACAAGCAAAATCGTCTTGGTGGACCAAGTGAGGAGAGCGATGATCCTGATACTGATCCAAGGGTCAGGCAAACAGCTGTACTCGTTGAGAGTGATGGTTTTGTTACTAAAAATGGACATCGTGTTGTTATACACAGCCGTTCACCAAGTGTAACATCACGCACTGCGGACGTCTGA